The following proteins come from a genomic window of Halorussus halophilus:
- the sppA gene encoding signal peptide peptidase SppA, with amino-acid sequence MADSQYRLQRLLIVVVGVVVALAVGWYLFLERSDDLADLFGMLLLLATVVFGARIAGRVASSRFPSYQVAEVAVEGPITRDGGGGGLPARPGGAAADDVVEQIERADYDAGAQALIVRLNTPGGQVVPSDDIRLAAQQFDGPTIAYATDTCASGGYWIASGCDAIYAREGSIVGSIGVIGSRVNASDLADKVGLEYERLAAGDYKDAGNSLKEMSDDEREYLQGLIDGYYEDFVDRVTDGRDLTDEQVRDTEAKVYLGDDAQSIGLVDELGTRDDVEDHIASELGVEEVTVQEFEIQRGVMERLRGGASSVAYSFGAGVASALAGERGGDMDGFEFKLR; translated from the coding sequence GTGGCCGATAGCCAGTACCGTCTCCAGCGGCTGTTGATAGTAGTCGTGGGCGTCGTCGTCGCGCTCGCGGTCGGTTGGTATCTGTTCCTCGAACGCTCCGACGACCTCGCGGACCTGTTCGGTATGCTTCTCCTACTCGCGACGGTCGTCTTCGGTGCTCGAATCGCGGGCCGCGTCGCTTCGAGCCGATTCCCGAGCTACCAGGTTGCGGAAGTCGCAGTCGAGGGACCGATTACCCGCGACGGCGGCGGTGGTGGACTCCCTGCCAGACCCGGGGGCGCGGCCGCGGACGACGTAGTAGAACAAATCGAACGTGCCGACTACGACGCGGGGGCACAGGCGCTCATCGTTCGTCTGAACACGCCCGGCGGACAGGTCGTCCCAAGCGACGACATCCGACTCGCGGCCCAGCAGTTCGACGGGCCGACGATTGCCTACGCGACCGACACCTGCGCCAGTGGCGGCTACTGGATAGCCAGCGGTTGTGACGCCATCTACGCCCGCGAGGGGAGTATCGTCGGGAGCATCGGTGTCATCGGGTCACGGGTGAACGCGTCGGATCTCGCGGACAAGGTCGGACTGGAGTACGAACGACTCGCCGCGGGCGACTACAAGGACGCCGGAAACTCGCTGAAGGAGATGTCCGACGACGAACGCGAGTACCTGCAAGGCCTCATCGACGGCTACTACGAGGACTTCGTGGACCGCGTGACCGACGGCCGGGACCTCACCGACGAACAAGTCCGGGACACCGAAGCGAAGGTGTACCTCGGTGACGACGCCCAGAGTATCGGTCTCGTGGACGAACTGGGCACGCGAGACGACGTGGAAGACCACATCGCAAGCGAACTGGGCGTCGAGGAGGTCACCGTCCAAGAATTCGAAATCCAGCGCGGCGTGATGGAGCGACTCCGCGGCGGGGCCTCGTCAGTAGCGTACTCATTCGGTGCTGGCGTGGCGAGCGCGCTGGCGGGCGAGCGAGGTGGGGACATGGACGGCTTCGAATTTAAACTGCGGTAG
- a CDS encoding GNAT family N-acetyltransferase → MPGPVYREGDTLALRTVEREDEEFVQRAHNDPAVRVPVGLSHPENGTQVESYFEEKVENEACVNFVASVDGTPVGQVVAMDLDRTRPELSYWLLPEFHGEGYATEAVSLLIEFCFETYDVRGLYAQAYAYNEASWKLLERLGFEREGRLREDRFVRGEHRDTVHYGLLREEWESGE, encoded by the coding sequence ATGCCCGGACCAGTCTACCGCGAGGGCGACACCCTCGCTCTCAGAACGGTCGAGCGCGAGGACGAGGAATTCGTCCAGCGCGCGCACAACGACCCGGCGGTACGCGTTCCCGTCGGTCTCAGCCACCCCGAAAACGGCACGCAGGTCGAGTCGTACTTCGAGGAGAAAGTCGAGAACGAAGCGTGCGTAAACTTCGTCGCATCCGTCGATGGCACACCCGTCGGGCAGGTCGTGGCGATGGACCTCGACCGAACGCGGCCCGAACTCTCCTACTGGCTACTCCCAGAGTTCCACGGCGAAGGGTACGCTACCGAAGCAGTTAGCCTGCTAATCGAGTTCTGCTTCGAGACGTACGACGTTCGAGGGCTGTACGCGCAAGCCTACGCCTACAACGAGGCGTCGTGGAAACTGCTCGAACGACTCGGCTTCGAGCGCGAAGGTAGACTCCGCGAGGACCGTTTCGTCCGCGGGGAGCATCGTGACACCGTTCACTACGGACTGCTCCGCGAGGAGTGGGAGAGTGGAGAATAA
- a CDS encoding coiled-coil protein has translation MVSVTEEELQNKSKGELIKLAGQLRDRRNELNQKASKRASKRDDLNAKTREKVDEAQEHREKRDELNEQVQEHKESRNELNAKANELFDEVEQKKSDLELDEGKDLEELEDEIEQLEFKQQTEVLSTEDERELIEKIEEKREEYQQRKDKLNDSEDLEGLVEEAEEVRAEASRHHEKVTELADKAQEHHNQMIEAYREADEIRDEADEMHESFVEAQESADQHHEDFVRVQKRLRELDKKEEKERKSEKAQEREEAKEEAEEIYQQFKEGETLDTEDLMKLQKTGLL, from the coding sequence ATGGTAAGCGTAACAGAAGAGGAACTTCAGAACAAGTCGAAAGGCGAACTAATCAAACTTGCAGGACAGCTCCGCGACCGACGAAACGAGCTGAACCAGAAGGCCAGCAAGCGCGCGTCCAAACGCGACGACCTGAACGCCAAGACCCGAGAGAAGGTCGATGAGGCACAGGAACACCGCGAGAAGCGCGACGAACTGAACGAGCAGGTTCAGGAACACAAAGAGAGCCGCAACGAGCTCAACGCGAAGGCCAACGAACTGTTCGACGAAGTCGAGCAGAAGAAGTCAGACCTCGAACTCGACGAGGGAAAAGACCTCGAAGAGCTCGAAGACGAGATTGAACAGCTCGAGTTCAAGCAGCAGACCGAGGTTCTCTCGACGGAAGACGAGCGCGAACTCATCGAGAAGATCGAGGAGAAGCGCGAAGAGTACCAGCAGCGCAAGGACAAGCTCAACGACAGCGAGGACCTCGAAGGGCTCGTCGAAGAGGCCGAGGAAGTTCGTGCCGAAGCCAGCCGCCACCACGAGAAAGTGACGGAACTCGCGGACAAGGCCCAAGAGCATCACAACCAGATGATCGAGGCCTACCGCGAAGCCGACGAGATTCGTGACGAAGCCGACGAGATGCACGAGAGCTTCGTCGAAGCTCAAGAGTCGGCCGACCAGCACCACGAGGACTTCGTCCGCGTCCAGAAGCGACTGCGCGAACTCGACAAGAAGGAAGAGAAAGAGCGCAAGTCTGAGAAGGCCCAAGAGCGCGAAGAGGCCAAAGAGGAAGCCGAGGAGATCTACCAGCAGTTCAAGGAAGGCGAGACCCTCGACACCGAGGACCTGATGAAGCTCCAGAAGACGGGGCTGCTCTAA
- the lonB gene encoding ATP-dependent protease LonB, with protein sequence MSNDTDNDAPPPEQTREREQPREQKEEQGGSDFETEQEGSDFEEEEDGSDFEDLGSDVATDIADEDVAEDDLLGGLEIETTEEIEVPDRLVDQVIGQDHARDVVQKAAKQRRHVMMIGSPGTGKSMLAKAMSELLPKEDLQDVLVYHNPDDGNEPKVRTVPAGKGEQIIDAHKEEARKRNQMRSFLMWVIIAIVVGYSLLIATQPLLGILAAGVIYLAFRYGSRGSDAMIPNLLVNTADQTTAPFEDATGAHAGALLGDVRHDPFQSGGMETPSHDRVEPGAIHKANKGVLFVDEINTLDIRSQQKLMTAIQEGEFSITGQSERSSGAMVQTEPVPCDFIMIAAGNMDAMENMHPALRSRIKGYGYEVYMDDTIEDTPEMRRKYARFIAQEVEKDGRLPHFTEEAIEEVILEAQRRSGRKDHLTLKLRDLGGLVRVAGDIARAENKDQTERHDVLEAKRRSRSIEQQVADDYIERRKDYELTVNKGEVVGRVNGLAVMGEDSGIVLPVMAEVTPSQGPGQVIATGQLKEMAEEAVQNVSAIIKKFSDEDISEKDVHIQFVQAGQQGVDGDSASITVATAVISALEDIAVEQDLAMTGSLSVRGDVLPVGGVTHKIEAAAKVGLDRVIIPAANEDDVMIEEEFEEQIEIIPVSHISEVLEVALAGEPEKDGLVDRLKNITGSALERQVGRGSGSPSPQ encoded by the coding sequence ATGAGTAACGATACCGATAACGACGCTCCACCGCCGGAGCAGACGCGTGAGCGCGAGCAACCGCGTGAGCAGAAGGAAGAGCAGGGGGGCTCGGACTTCGAGACCGAACAGGAAGGTTCGGACTTCGAGGAGGAGGAAGACGGTTCCGACTTCGAAGACCTCGGAAGCGACGTCGCTACCGACATCGCAGACGAGGACGTCGCAGAAGACGACCTGCTCGGCGGCTTGGAGATCGAAACGACCGAAGAGATAGAGGTCCCCGACCGACTGGTGGACCAAGTCATCGGGCAGGACCACGCCCGAGACGTCGTTCAGAAGGCGGCCAAACAGCGCCGCCACGTGATGATGATCGGCTCTCCCGGGACCGGGAAGTCGATGCTGGCGAAAGCGATGAGCGAACTGCTCCCCAAGGAAGACCTCCAGGACGTACTCGTCTACCACAACCCCGACGACGGCAACGAACCGAAGGTTCGAACCGTCCCCGCGGGGAAGGGCGAGCAGATTATCGACGCCCACAAAGAGGAAGCGCGCAAGCGCAACCAGATGCGTTCGTTCCTGATGTGGGTCATCATCGCCATCGTGGTTGGCTACTCGCTCCTTATCGCCACCCAACCGCTGCTCGGCATCCTCGCAGCGGGTGTCATCTACCTCGCGTTCCGCTACGGGTCGCGCGGGAGCGACGCGATGATTCCGAACCTGCTGGTCAACACCGCCGACCAGACCACCGCGCCGTTCGAGGACGCGACCGGTGCCCACGCGGGTGCCCTGCTCGGCGACGTTCGCCACGACCCGTTCCAGTCCGGTGGGATGGAGACGCCCAGCCACGACCGCGTCGAACCCGGCGCGATTCACAAGGCCAACAAGGGCGTCCTCTTCGTGGACGAGATCAACACCCTCGACATCCGGTCCCAACAGAAGCTGATGACCGCGATTCAGGAGGGCGAGTTCTCGATTACGGGCCAGTCCGAGCGTTCCTCGGGCGCGATGGTCCAGACCGAACCCGTCCCCTGTGACTTCATCATGATTGCGGCGGGGAACATGGACGCGATGGAGAACATGCACCCCGCGCTCCGCAGTCGTATCAAGGGCTACGGGTACGAGGTGTACATGGACGACACCATCGAAGACACCCCCGAGATGCGCCGGAAGTACGCCCGGTTCATCGCCCAAGAGGTCGAGAAGGACGGGCGTCTCCCCCACTTCACGGAAGAGGCAATCGAGGAGGTCATCCTCGAAGCCCAGCGCCGCTCGGGCCGCAAAGACCACCTCACGCTCAAACTGCGTGACCTCGGTGGTCTCGTCCGCGTCGCAGGCGACATCGCACGCGCAGAGAACAAAGACCAGACCGAGCGCCACGACGTGCTCGAAGCCAAGCGCCGCAGTCGCTCCATCGAACAGCAGGTGGCAGACGACTACATCGAGCGGCGCAAGGACTACGAGCTAACCGTCAACAAGGGCGAAGTCGTCGGCCGCGTCAACGGACTCGCCGTGATGGGCGAGGACTCCGGTATCGTCCTCCCCGTGATGGCGGAGGTCACGCCCTCGCAGGGCCCCGGTCAGGTCATCGCCACTGGTCAACTGAAAGAGATGGCAGAGGAAGCAGTGCAGAACGTCTCGGCCATCATCAAGAAGTTCAGCGACGAGGACATCTCCGAGAAGGACGTTCACATCCAGTTCGTCCAAGCGGGCCAGCAGGGCGTTGACGGCGACTCCGCGTCGATTACGGTCGCGACGGCCGTCATCAGCGCGCTGGAAGACATCGCCGTCGAGCAGGACCTCGCCATGACCGGCTCGCTGTCGGTCCGCGGCGACGTGCTGCCGGTCGGCGGTGTGACGCACAAAATCGAGGCCGCCGCGAAGGTCGGTCTCGACCGCGTCATCATCCCGGCGGCAAACGAAGACGACGTGATGATCGAAGAGGAGTTCGAAGAACAGATCGAAATCATCCCAGTCAGCCACATCAGCGAAGTGCTGGAAGTGGCACTCGCGGGCGAACCCGAGAAAGACGGACTCGTGGACCGCCTGAAGAATATCACCGGCTCTGCGCTCGAACGGCAGGTCGGCCGCGGGAGTGGCAGTCCGAGTCCGCAGTAA
- a CDS encoding AMP-binding protein, whose translation MDTLEDVDEVVHEPSQEFVESTNVYQFMQEHGIEDYDELIERTTSEMPGVEESGVEWFWDELVDYLGIDFYEDYDTIRDDSEGPQFSKWYDGGELNIAHNVVDRHAAPDSETRNKVATIWEGEDGEVREITYHELHRQSNKVANALEERGIEAGDSVGLYMPMVPEVVSILYGAFKVGAIAVPIFSGFGVEATATRIEDPECEVLFTADGFYRRGSEVLLKDTADEAIDEAGHVEHTIVYERLGHIHSDEASLTWRNRDESWDDAVESQSDEYETKSMDSREESMLLYSSGTTGKPKGIVHTHSGALMQAAKEIHFGFDQKPSDRFFWVSDIGWMMGPWTLIGNHAFGGTIFMYEGAPDHPEPDRFWEMIDRHSLTQFGISPTAIRALRKYGDEWLEGHDLSTLRLLGSTGEPWDPESWNWFYENVGNSEAPIINISGGTEIMGCFLMPLPIQSLKPCTLGGPGLGMDIDIVDSQGESIADTHERGFLVARDSCPSMTKSLWSGDERYLEEYWSTFRDPPMWDHGDWAQKDEDGFWFLHGRADDAINVAGRKVGPAEVEGALIDHAAVNQAAAVGVPDDTTGQAVVAYVILEDDYDVSDDLREELREQVGAELGKPFRPREILFVDEFPKTQSGKIIRRAIEATYTGEDLGDMSSIENPEALDRLEDAE comes from the coding sequence ATGGACACGCTCGAAGACGTGGACGAGGTCGTCCACGAACCGAGTCAGGAGTTCGTGGAATCGACCAACGTCTACCAGTTCATGCAGGAACACGGTATCGAGGACTACGACGAACTCATCGAGCGGACCACCTCGGAGATGCCGGGCGTCGAGGAGTCGGGCGTCGAGTGGTTCTGGGACGAACTCGTGGACTACCTCGGCATCGACTTCTACGAGGACTACGACACCATCCGAGACGACAGCGAGGGACCACAGTTCTCGAAGTGGTACGACGGGGGCGAGTTGAACATCGCACACAACGTCGTGGACCGCCACGCCGCACCGGACAGCGAGACCCGCAACAAGGTCGCCACCATCTGGGAGGGCGAGGACGGCGAAGTCCGGGAAATCACTTACCACGAACTCCACCGCCAGTCCAACAAGGTCGCCAACGCGCTGGAGGAGCGCGGCATCGAAGCGGGCGACTCCGTCGGGCTCTACATGCCGATGGTACCGGAAGTCGTCTCGATTCTCTACGGAGCGTTCAAGGTCGGCGCAATCGCGGTCCCCATCTTCTCCGGGTTCGGCGTCGAAGCGACCGCCACGCGAATCGAGGACCCCGAGTGTGAGGTCCTCTTCACGGCAGACGGTTTCTATCGACGCGGCAGCGAGGTGTTGCTGAAAGACACTGCCGACGAGGCAATCGACGAGGCGGGCCACGTCGAACACACTATCGTCTACGAGCGACTCGGCCACATCCACAGCGACGAGGCGTCGCTGACGTGGCGCAACCGAGACGAGTCGTGGGACGACGCCGTCGAGAGCCAATCGGACGAGTACGAGACGAAGTCGATGGATTCCCGAGAGGAGTCGATGCTGCTGTACTCCTCGGGGACGACGGGCAAGCCGAAGGGCATCGTCCACACCCACTCCGGCGCGCTGATGCAGGCCGCCAAGGAGATTCACTTCGGCTTCGACCAGAAGCCGAGCGACCGCTTCTTCTGGGTCAGCGACATCGGGTGGATGATGGGACCGTGGACGCTCATCGGCAACCACGCCTTCGGCGGGACTATCTTCATGTACGAGGGCGCGCCTGACCACCCCGAACCCGACCGCTTCTGGGAAATGATAGACCGCCATAGCCTGACGCAGTTCGGCATCTCGCCGACGGCGATTCGCGCCCTGCGAAAATACGGCGACGAGTGGCTGGAGGGTCACGACCTCTCGACGCTCCGCCTGCTCGGTTCGACCGGCGAACCGTGGGACCCCGAGTCGTGGAACTGGTTCTACGAGAACGTCGGCAACAGCGAGGCACCCATCATCAACATTTCTGGTGGTACGGAAATCATGGGCTGTTTCCTCATGCCGTTGCCGATTCAGTCGCTCAAACCCTGTACGCTCGGCGGGCCGGGACTCGGCATGGACATCGACATCGTGGACTCCCAAGGCGAGTCAATCGCCGACACGCACGAACGAGGCTTCCTCGTCGCGCGTGACTCCTGTCCGTCGATGACCAAGAGTCTCTGGAGCGGCGACGAACGCTACCTGGAGGAGTACTGGTCTACCTTCCGAGACCCGCCGATGTGGGACCACGGCGACTGGGCACAGAAGGACGAAGACGGTTTCTGGTTCCTCCACGGGCGCGCGGACGACGCCATCAACGTGGCAGGGCGCAAAGTCGGCCCCGCCGAAGTCGAAGGTGCGCTCATCGACCACGCCGCAGTGAATCAGGCCGCCGCCGTCGGCGTGCCGGACGACACGACCGGCCAAGCAGTCGTCGCCTACGTCATCCTCGAAGACGACTACGACGTGAGCGACGACCTGCGCGAGGAACTGCGCGAACAGGTTGGGGCCGAACTCGGCAAACCGTTCAGACCCCGCGAAATCCTGTTCGTAGACGAGTTCCCGAAAACGCAGTCGGGCAAAATCATCCGGCGCGCCATCGAGGCAACCTACACGGGCGAAGATTTGGGTGACATGAGCAGCATCGAGAACCCCGAGGCACTGGACAGGCTGGAAGACGCGGAGTAA
- a CDS encoding CPBP family intramembrane glutamic endopeptidase, with amino-acid sequence MPSPMYGSFAVVTLLVLGLLMLLARASQAMLVEPSEEPSGDTTTALQAHEQAEGLPATGAARLEQHARLNPWGENEAETETQRSRAEAQQPQTESADHSTKTLLVNVAVSQGFFGAVLLGAAWLANIPPVAFGVEFGTPASTGLPALALGVVVGLALYAANELSANVADEWGIEYAEDLREQLAPDSVGGWVLLLAVVLPIIAAFEELLFRAALVGVFSAGLGVSPWLLAVVSTLAFALGHGAQGPAGIAVTGLLGFVLAAVFIVTESLLVVVVAHYLVNALEFVVHEGLGVEWGRDGSESAAGK; translated from the coding sequence ATGCCGTCGCCGATGTACGGGTCGTTCGCTGTCGTCACGCTGTTGGTCCTCGGGTTGCTCATGCTGTTGGCCCGTGCGTCGCAGGCGATGCTGGTCGAACCAAGTGAGGAGCCTTCGGGGGACACCACCACGGCACTCCAGGCTCACGAGCAGGCCGAGGGACTACCGGCGACCGGAGCGGCACGACTCGAACAGCACGCGCGGTTGAATCCGTGGGGCGAGAACGAGGCCGAGACGGAGACCCAGCGGTCGCGCGCTGAAGCCCAGCAGCCCCAAACGGAGTCTGCGGACCACTCCACGAAGACCCTGCTCGTCAACGTCGCAGTGAGTCAGGGCTTCTTCGGCGCGGTCCTGCTCGGTGCAGCGTGGTTGGCCAACATCCCGCCCGTCGCGTTCGGGGTGGAATTCGGAACTCCCGCGAGTACTGGCCTCCCAGCGCTCGCGCTCGGTGTCGTCGTAGGCCTGGCGCTCTACGCCGCCAACGAACTGAGCGCGAACGTCGCCGACGAGTGGGGCATCGAGTACGCCGAGGACCTGCGCGAGCAACTGGCCCCAGACAGTGTCGGTGGCTGGGTTCTCCTGCTCGCGGTCGTTCTGCCCATCATCGCGGCCTTCGAGGAACTGCTCTTTCGCGCGGCACTGGTCGGCGTGTTCTCCGCTGGTCTCGGTGTCTCGCCGTGGTTGCTCGCGGTCGTCTCGACACTCGCGTTCGCGCTCGGCCACGGCGCGCAGGGACCGGCCGGAATCGCAGTGACGGGCCTGCTCGGGTTCGTGCTGGCGGCGGTGTTCATCGTCACGGAAAGTCTGCTGGTCGTCGTGGTGGCTCACTACCTCGTCAACGCGCTGGAGTTCGTCGTCCACGAGGGATTGGGCGTCGAGTGGGGTCGAGACGGTAGCGAGAGCGCCGCAGGAAAGTAG
- a CDS encoding protoglobin domain-containing protein, which translates to MSDTEISGYTYGEDSVAESPLSMAEFEKLKQTVMWSEEDEEHLRMAGDVLDGQIDDVLELWYGFVGDHDFLLEYFSTPEGEPIDEYLDRVRARFGQWIRDTCDPPYDEDWLNYQQEIALRHHRTKKNQTDDAESVPIIHFRYMTAFVYPITATIRQFLENSDHDAETVEKMYDAWFKSVVLQVTLWSYPYVKDGDF; encoded by the coding sequence ATGAGCGATACCGAGATTTCGGGGTACACCTACGGCGAGGACTCGGTGGCCGAATCACCACTCAGCATGGCGGAGTTCGAGAAACTGAAACAGACGGTGATGTGGTCCGAGGAGGACGAAGAGCACCTCCGAATGGCGGGCGACGTACTCGACGGCCAGATAGACGACGTGCTGGAACTCTGGTACGGGTTCGTCGGCGACCACGACTTCCTGTTGGAGTACTTCAGCACGCCCGAAGGCGAACCTATCGACGAGTATCTTGACCGTGTGCGTGCGCGATTCGGCCAGTGGATTCGAGACACCTGCGACCCGCCGTACGACGAAGACTGGCTAAACTATCAGCAGGAAATCGCGCTCCGACACCACCGCACGAAGAAGAACCAGACCGACGACGCCGAATCGGTGCCGATAATTCACTTCCGATACATGACGGCGTTCGTCTACCCGATTACGGCGACGATTCGACAGTTTCTGGAGAACAGCGACCACGACGCCGAAACCGTCGAAAAGATGTACGACGCGTGGTTCAAGTCGGTCGTTCTGCAAGTCACACTCTGGAGCTATCCGTACGTGAAAGACGGCGACTTCTGA
- a CDS encoding aldo/keto reductase, with the protein MAENSTLDFEPQVGLGTMGIDDPDSIATAIELGYRHLDTAQIYENERVVGEGIERADAPREDLSLATKVWADNLAYDDVLSSTEASLDKLGVEYLDLLYVHRPIDTYDPEETLAAFDELYADGRIRGVGVSNFSVAEVAEAREILDAPLLANQVEMHPFYRQEELLADARRHDYALVAYSPLAQGKVFDQPEIQSVAAKYDATAAQVSLAWLAGKESVVPIPRSSSETHLQQNLAALDLSLDAEAVAEIEAIEREQKLFE; encoded by the coding sequence ATGGCCGAGAACTCGACGCTCGACTTCGAACCTCAAGTCGGACTGGGGACGATGGGTATCGACGACCCAGACAGCATCGCCACGGCAATCGAACTGGGCTATCGCCACCTCGACACCGCCCAGATTTACGAGAACGAGCGCGTCGTCGGCGAAGGTATCGAACGCGCGGACGCACCGCGAGAAGACCTCTCGCTCGCGACCAAGGTGTGGGCTGACAATCTCGCGTACGACGACGTGCTGTCGAGTACTGAAGCGAGTCTCGACAAACTCGGCGTCGAGTATCTCGACCTGCTGTACGTCCACCGACCTATCGACACCTACGACCCCGAGGAGACGCTCGCGGCGTTCGACGAACTCTACGCCGACGGTCGGATTCGTGGCGTCGGGGTGAGCAACTTCTCGGTAGCGGAGGTTGCGGAGGCCCGCGAGATTCTCGACGCGCCGCTGCTCGCCAATCAAGTGGAGATGCACCCGTTCTACCGACAAGAGGAACTGCTGGCGGACGCCCGACGCCACGACTACGCGCTCGTCGCGTACTCGCCGCTGGCACAGGGGAAGGTGTTCGACCAGCCAGAAATCCAGTCGGTCGCCGCGAAGTACGACGCCACGGCCGCACAGGTCAGTCTGGCGTGGTTGGCAGGGAAAGAGTCCGTCGTCCCGATTCCACGCTCTTCGAGCGAGACGCATCTCCAGCAGAATCTCGCGGCGCTCGACCTCTCGCTCGATGCCGAAGCGGTCGCCGAAATCGAAGCAATCGAGCGCGAGCAGAAACTGTTTGAGTGA
- a CDS encoding acyl-CoA synthetase family protein — translation METLGDLVARERRSDEVAVVTHDGRSYDYHRFCTTTWKTGNFFRRLGVHEEATVAVADDHAPEVLFSFLGAAMLSAETQFGPERETNARVVVAPVESAESYDLPAGGQRVAYGGPPDDPAVAHFERDVWSENPTFPETPLDSETVALVGDEREFTHAELLSGAREIADEWDLESDERVAVRDSLAKPGTVVAGVLAPLLAGATVLFPGDEETGDFAVGTDTAPERRTIRAKDVLND, via the coding sequence ATGGAGACGCTCGGGGACCTCGTAGCGCGAGAGCGACGAAGCGACGAAGTCGCAGTCGTGACCCACGACGGTCGGAGCTACGATTATCATCGATTCTGTACCACGACGTGGAAGACGGGAAACTTCTTCCGTAGATTAGGGGTGCACGAAGAGGCAACCGTCGCCGTCGCCGACGACCACGCACCCGAAGTCCTCTTCTCGTTCCTCGGTGCGGCGATGCTCAGCGCGGAGACCCAGTTCGGTCCCGAACGAGAGACAAATGCACGGGTCGTCGTCGCCCCAGTGGAATCAGCCGAATCGTACGACCTCCCCGCAGGTGGCCAGCGAGTCGCCTACGGTGGCCCGCCAGACGACCCGGCAGTCGCGCACTTCGAGCGCGACGTGTGGAGCGAGAATCCCACGTTTCCGGAGACGCCACTCGATTCTGAGACGGTCGCGCTCGTCGGCGACGAGCGTGAGTTCACACATGCTGAACTGCTGAGCGGTGCCAGAGAGATTGCGGACGAGTGGGACCTCGAATCGGACGAGCGAGTCGCGGTCCGCGACTCGCTCGCCAAGCCGGGAACGGTCGTTGCGGGCGTCCTCGCACCGCTGCTCGCTGGCGCGACAGTGCTGTTTCCGGGCGACGAGGAAACCGGTGACTTCGCTGTTGGTACTGACACCGCACCCGAGCGCCGAACTATCCGAGCGAAAGACGTATTGAACGACTGA
- a CDS encoding GNAT family N-acetyltransferase, producing MSGVVFERGDRVTLRTIEREDTEFLQRGRNHPEVAGPLGMPFPENEIQIEESIEEWIEGDDSVNLFVCLDSEDADGTEGDGDTKSDEDNSESDEDSTETTPIGMVNVMKLHWDRPLLSYWLLPDYQGEGYATEAMTVLLDYFFDSHYKRGVQARVFSHNEPSQALLERLGFEQEAALRDHVFVEGAYRDELVFGLLREEWIGE from the coding sequence ATGTCCGGCGTCGTCTTCGAGCGCGGCGACCGAGTGACGCTCAGGACCATCGAGCGCGAGGACACCGAGTTCCTCCAGCGCGGCCGGAACCATCCGGAGGTCGCGGGGCCGCTCGGGATGCCGTTCCCCGAAAACGAGATCCAAATCGAAGAGAGCATCGAAGAGTGGATAGAGGGCGACGACAGCGTCAACCTGTTCGTCTGTCTCGATTCGGAAGATGCAGACGGGACGGAGGGCGACGGAGACACCAAGAGTGACGAGGACAACTCCGAAAGTGACGAGGACAGCACCGAAACGACGCCAATCGGCATGGTCAACGTCATGAAACTCCACTGGGACCGACCGCTGTTGTCCTACTGGCTCCTCCCCGACTATCAGGGCGAGGGCTACGCCACCGAAGCGATGACCGTCCTGCTCGATTACTTCTTCGACAGCCACTACAAGCGCGGCGTGCAGGCCCGCGTCTTCTCGCACAACGAACCGTCGCAAGCACTGCTGGAACGGCTCGGCTTCGAGCAGGAAGCGGCGCTGCGTGACCATGTCTTCGTGGAGGGTGCGTACCGCGACGAGTTGGTCTTCGGACTGCTCCGCGAGGAGTGGATCGGTGAGTAA
- a CDS encoding nicotinamide-nucleotide adenylyltransferase, protein MTRGFYIGRFQPYHNGHHSVVERISEEVDELVLGIGSAGDSHTRHDPFTAGERIMMITKSLVDSDLVTYAVPIEDLDRNSVWVSHVQSMSPDFDVAYSNNPLVIRLFEEAGVEVRQSPMFNREVLEGTEVRDRMISGDNWQKLMPDPAVEVVEEIDGIDRIQQVSDSDSNGK, encoded by the coding sequence ATGACTCGCGGGTTCTACATCGGACGCTTCCAGCCGTACCACAACGGCCACCACAGCGTGGTCGAGCGCATCTCCGAGGAAGTGGACGAACTCGTTCTCGGAATCGGGAGTGCCGGGGACTCCCACACTCGCCACGACCCGTTCACGGCGGGCGAACGCATCATGATGATCACCAAGTCGCTGGTGGATTCGGACCTCGTCACCTACGCGGTCCCCATCGAGGACTTGGACCGTAACTCCGTCTGGGTGAGCCACGTCCAGAGCATGAGTCCAGACTTCGACGTGGCCTACTCGAACAACCCACTCGTGATTCGACTGTTCGAGGAAGCGGGCGTCGAGGTTCGTCAGTCGCCGATGTTCAACCGCGAAGTTCTAGAGGGCACGGAAGTCCGGGACCGCATGATTTCGGGCGACAATTGGCAGAAGCTCATGCCGGACCCCGCGGTAGAAGTCGTCGAGGAAATCGACGGCATCGACCGAATTCAGCAGGTCAGCGATTCGGACTCGAACGGGAAGTAG